One Mycolicibacterium parafortuitum DNA segment encodes these proteins:
- a CDS encoding alkene reductase — MTFSLGEQSALLRPVTVGGVELDNRIFMAPLTRSRADADGTPSSLAAEYYSQRAGAGLIISEATAVCEQANGAYPNTPGLYTDRQQDKWAEIASAVHRAGGKMFVQLWHVGRMAHPEISGFENVAPSPIAADVQAHTPTGKKPLPVPRALTTGEIAEIVGQFRTAARRAVDAGMDGVEIHSANGYLLHEFLSDVINQRTDGYGGSPRNRARLTAEVVEAVAAEIGPDRVGLRISPANPAGDMHEDDPVSTYEALLCRIAPLGIAYLHMVLEPSHPAFAPLRTQWQGSLVLNTRRPSGADFALLESLADWGVISAAAVGRAFLANPDLIERLKSGAALNEPDPTTFYAPGPVGYIDYPTLDDLVTPRSA; from the coding sequence ATGACCTTCTCCCTCGGTGAACAGTCCGCGTTGCTCAGGCCCGTCACCGTCGGCGGCGTCGAACTCGACAACCGAATCTTCATGGCGCCGTTGACCCGATCGCGCGCCGATGCCGACGGCACGCCGTCGTCGCTGGCCGCCGAGTACTACTCGCAGCGCGCCGGCGCGGGTCTGATCATCAGCGAGGCCACCGCGGTGTGCGAACAGGCCAACGGCGCGTACCCCAACACCCCCGGCCTCTACACCGACCGTCAGCAGGACAAGTGGGCCGAGATCGCGTCGGCCGTGCACCGGGCCGGCGGCAAGATGTTCGTCCAGCTCTGGCACGTGGGGCGGATGGCGCACCCGGAGATCAGCGGTTTCGAGAACGTCGCCCCGTCCCCGATCGCCGCGGACGTGCAGGCGCACACCCCCACCGGCAAGAAGCCGCTACCGGTGCCGCGTGCGTTGACGACCGGTGAGATCGCCGAGATCGTCGGCCAGTTCCGCACCGCGGCGCGCCGGGCCGTCGACGCGGGGATGGACGGCGTCGAGATCCACTCGGCCAACGGCTATCTGTTGCACGAGTTCCTGTCCGACGTGATCAATCAGCGCACCGACGGCTATGGCGGGTCACCGCGTAATCGGGCCCGGCTGACCGCCGAGGTCGTCGAGGCGGTCGCCGCCGAGATCGGCCCCGACCGCGTCGGCCTGCGTATCTCCCCGGCCAACCCGGCAGGCGACATGCACGAGGACGATCCGGTCAGTACCTACGAGGCACTGCTGTGCCGCATCGCCCCGCTCGGTATCGCCTACCTGCACATGGTGCTCGAGCCGTCGCATCCGGCGTTCGCACCGCTGCGCACGCAGTGGCAGGGTTCGCTGGTGCTCAACACCCGGCGGCCCTCCGGCGCCGACTTCGCGCTGCTGGAAAGCCTCGCCGACTGGGGCGTCATCAGCGCGGCGGCCGTCGGCAGGGCGTTTCTGGCCAACCCGGATCTGATCGAGCGGCTGAAGTCCGGTGCCGCGCTCAACGAACCCGATCCGACGACGTTCTACGCGCCGGGGCCGGTCGGCTACATCGACTACCCGACGCTTGACGATTTGGTGACGCCCCGCTCGGCGTAG
- a CDS encoding 3-hydroxyacyl-CoA dehydrogenase NAD-binding domain-containing protein, whose product MAENTIKWDKDADGIVTLTLDDPTGSANVMNEHYRESMHNAVEKLAEEKDSITGVVIASAKKTFFAGGDLKGMIKVGPEDAAEMFAEVEAIKADLRKLETLGVPVVSAINGAALGGGLEIALATHHRIVADVRGVVIGLPEVTLGLLPGGGGVARTVRMFGIQKAFMEILSQGTRFKPGKAKEIGLVDELVGSVEELIPAAKAWIKANPEAHTQPWDAKGYKMPGGTPTSPALAAILPSFPALLKKQLKGAPMPAPRAILDAAVEGALVDFDTATRIESRYFVSLVTGQVAKNMIQAFFLDLQAINGGASRPDGIAKQEIKKIGVLGAGMMGAGIAYVSAKAGFDVVLKDVSLEAAERGKNYSEKIEAKALERGKTTKERSDALLAKITPTADAADLKGVDFVIEAVFENQELKHKVFQEIEDIVEPNALLGSNTSTLPITGLATGVKRQEDFIGIHFFSPVDKMPLVEIIKGEKTSDEALARVFDYTLAIGKTPIVVNDSRGFFTSRVIGTFVNEALAMLGEGVAAASIEQAGAQAGYPAAPLQLSDELNLELMQKIATETRKAAEASGATYEPHPAEAVVNKMIEIGRPSRLKGAGFYSYADGKRVGLWPGLKETFNSGSADIPLQDMIDRMLFAEALETQKCLDEGVLTSTADANIGSIMGIGYPPYTGGSAQFIQGYEGELGVGKDAFVARAKQLAERYGDRFNPPASLTS is encoded by the coding sequence ATGGCAGAGAACACCATCAAGTGGGACAAGGATGCCGACGGCATCGTCACCCTGACGCTGGACGACCCGACGGGTTCGGCCAACGTGATGAACGAGCACTACCGCGAGTCGATGCACAACGCGGTGGAAAAGCTTGCCGAGGAAAAGGATTCGATCACCGGTGTGGTGATCGCCAGCGCGAAGAAGACCTTCTTCGCCGGCGGTGACCTCAAGGGCATGATCAAGGTGGGTCCCGAGGACGCCGCCGAGATGTTCGCCGAGGTCGAGGCCATCAAGGCCGACCTGCGCAAGCTGGAAACCCTTGGTGTGCCGGTCGTTTCGGCCATCAACGGTGCCGCCCTCGGTGGCGGCCTGGAGATCGCGCTGGCCACCCACCACCGCATCGTCGCCGACGTGCGCGGCGTGGTGATCGGGCTGCCCGAGGTGACCCTGGGCCTGCTGCCCGGCGGCGGCGGTGTCGCGCGCACCGTACGCATGTTCGGCATCCAGAAGGCGTTCATGGAGATCCTGTCGCAGGGAACGCGTTTCAAGCCGGGTAAGGCCAAGGAGATCGGTCTGGTCGACGAGCTCGTCGGCAGCGTCGAGGAACTCATTCCGGCCGCCAAGGCGTGGATCAAGGCCAATCCTGAAGCACACACCCAGCCGTGGGATGCCAAGGGTTACAAGATGCCCGGCGGTACCCCGACCAGCCCGGCGCTGGCCGCGATCCTGCCGTCGTTCCCCGCACTGCTGAAGAAGCAGCTCAAGGGTGCGCCGATGCCGGCGCCGCGGGCCATCCTCGACGCCGCGGTCGAAGGCGCGCTGGTGGACTTCGACACCGCAACCCGCATCGAGAGCCGCTACTTCGTCAGCCTGGTCACCGGCCAGGTCGCCAAGAACATGATCCAGGCGTTCTTCCTGGACCTGCAGGCCATCAACGGCGGCGCATCGCGGCCCGACGGTATCGCCAAGCAGGAGATCAAGAAGATCGGCGTGCTCGGCGCGGGCATGATGGGCGCCGGTATCGCCTACGTGTCGGCCAAGGCCGGTTTCGACGTCGTGCTCAAGGACGTCTCGCTCGAAGCGGCCGAGCGCGGCAAGAACTACTCCGAGAAGATCGAGGCCAAGGCGCTCGAGCGGGGTAAGACCACCAAGGAGCGCAGCGACGCGCTGCTCGCCAAGATCACCCCGACCGCGGACGCCGCCGACCTCAAGGGCGTCGACTTCGTCATCGAGGCCGTCTTCGAGAACCAGGAACTCAAGCACAAGGTGTTCCAGGAGATCGAGGACATCGTCGAGCCGAACGCGCTGCTGGGCTCGAACACCTCCACGTTGCCGATCACCGGTCTGGCGACCGGCGTGAAGCGCCAGGAGGATTTCATCGGCATCCACTTCTTCTCGCCGGTCGACAAGATGCCGCTGGTGGAGATCATCAAGGGTGAGAAGACCTCTGACGAGGCGCTGGCCCGGGTGTTCGACTACACGCTGGCCATCGGCAAGACCCCGATCGTGGTCAACGACAGCCGCGGCTTCTTCACGAGCCGCGTCATCGGCACCTTCGTCAACGAGGCGCTCGCGATGCTGGGTGAGGGTGTGGCCGCGGCCAGCATCGAGCAGGCGGGTGCGCAGGCCGGCTACCCGGCGGCCCCGCTGCAGCTTTCCGACGAGCTCAACCTGGAGCTGATGCAGAAGATCGCGACCGAGACCCGCAAGGCCGCCGAGGCCAGCGGTGCGACCTACGAGCCGCATCCGGCCGAGGCCGTCGTGAACAAGATGATCGAGATCGGTCGTCCGTCGCGGCTCAAGGGCGCCGGCTTCTACTCCTACGCCGACGGCAAGCGCGTCGGCCTGTGGCCCGGCCTGAAGGAGACCTTCAACTCCGGCTCGGCGGACATCCCGCTGCAGGACATGATCGACCGCATGCTGTTCGCCGAGGCGCTGGAGACCCAGAAGTGCCTCGACGAGGGCGTGCTGACCTCGACCGCCGATGCGAACATCGGCTCGATCATGGGCATCGGCTACCCGCCCTACACCGGCGGTTCGGCGCAGTTCATCCAGGGCTACGAGGGTGAACTCGGTGTCGGCAAGGATGCGTTCGTCGCGCGGGCCAAGCAGTTGGCCGAGCGCTACGGCGACCGCTTCAACCCCCCGGCGTCGCTGACGTCGTAG
- a CDS encoding helix-turn-helix transcriptional regulator translates to MAGNYGDVLGSSASIETRAHDLLDMLAARADSSASAICLWDPIQRCHVGVANRAYPDQVMEHFNSWFVDNDPLFDAMRVHGLGPLRWRDFPDYRNGYSVNNVFRPAGFDEGLSARLVTTDGTYVGTIHVNCDDPRYPRDADVAEINVLRVQMAEHLDFSVRPRMVSELVAPDAQSWAVDDFGRAHLLRLGDTFCEPLDPLAVNEIAAAFRAAGPVVRPEVLRYHDGVSWLHVRRIATSSRYRGDSLRAVLLASRTPLPMGITPRELDALTLAVCGLTNAQIAAQLFISVRTAGHHLESASAKLGAPNRAACASQAVSLGLLSADVLSTLCGREPVAV, encoded by the coding sequence ATGGCCGGGAACTATGGTGATGTGCTGGGCAGTTCGGCCAGCATCGAGACCCGCGCCCACGATCTGCTGGACATGCTGGCGGCGCGGGCCGATTCGTCGGCGTCGGCGATCTGCCTGTGGGACCCGATCCAGCGCTGCCACGTCGGCGTCGCCAACCGGGCGTATCCCGACCAGGTGATGGAGCACTTCAACTCCTGGTTCGTCGACAACGACCCGCTGTTCGACGCGATGCGGGTGCACGGTCTCGGGCCCCTGCGCTGGCGCGATTTTCCCGACTACCGCAACGGTTACTCGGTCAACAACGTGTTCCGGCCCGCCGGGTTCGACGAAGGCCTGTCGGCGCGCCTGGTCACCACCGACGGCACCTATGTCGGCACGATCCACGTCAACTGCGACGACCCGCGCTATCCCCGTGACGCCGACGTCGCCGAGATCAACGTGCTGCGCGTACAGATGGCCGAGCATCTGGACTTCTCGGTGCGGCCTCGGATGGTCTCCGAGCTGGTGGCCCCGGATGCACAGTCCTGGGCGGTCGACGATTTCGGCCGCGCCCACCTGCTACGCCTCGGCGACACGTTCTGCGAACCGCTGGATCCGTTGGCGGTCAACGAGATAGCGGCCGCGTTCCGTGCGGCCGGACCCGTCGTGCGGCCGGAGGTGCTGCGCTACCACGACGGTGTGTCCTGGCTGCACGTGCGGCGGATCGCGACGTCGTCGCGGTACCGCGGTGACAGCCTGCGGGCCGTGCTGCTGGCGAGCCGGACGCCGTTGCCGATGGGGATCACCCCGCGCGAACTCGACGCGTTGACGCTTGCGGTGTGCGGTCTGACCAACGCGCAGATCGCGGCGCAGTTGTTCATCAGCGTGCGTACCGCCGGGCACCACCTGGAGAGTGCGTCGGCGAAACTCGGGGCACCCAACCGCGCCGCGTGCGCGTCGCAGGCGGTCTCGCTCGGGCTGCTGTCGGCTGACGTGCTGTCGACCCTGTGCGGCCGGGAGCCGGTGGCCGTCTGA
- a CDS encoding RidA family protein, whose protein sequence is MHEVKSESDVSFFVTPGFGEKLNELLHYSQAVRIGNRVEISGQGGWDDDINFPESLDDEIEQAFANVERTLATAGASWRDVVHMNSYHVPSAEDWIGDEHNEAMLRQMRKWMPDRAPIWTQTGVAALGAPKMRVEIRVTAIVGE, encoded by the coding sequence ATGCATGAAGTCAAAAGCGAATCCGACGTCTCGTTCTTCGTCACCCCCGGCTTCGGGGAGAAGCTGAATGAGCTACTGCACTACAGCCAGGCCGTGAGGATCGGGAATCGGGTGGAGATCTCGGGTCAGGGCGGCTGGGACGACGACATCAACTTCCCCGAGTCGCTGGACGACGAGATCGAGCAGGCATTCGCGAACGTCGAGCGCACGCTGGCCACCGCGGGCGCGAGCTGGCGCGACGTCGTCCACATGAACTCCTACCACGTGCCGAGCGCCGAGGACTGGATCGGCGACGAGCACAACGAGGCCATGCTGCGGCAGATGCGCAAGTGGATGCCCGATCGTGCGCCGATCTGGACGCAGACCGGCGTGGCCGCGCTCGGCGCCCCGAAGATGCGCGTCGAGATCCGGGTGACCGCGATCGTCGGCGAGTGA
- a CDS encoding acetyl-CoA C-acetyltransferase — MSEEAFIYEAIRTPRGKQRGGALNEIKPVNLVVGLIDEIRTRFPDLDENLISDIILGVVSPVGDQGGDIARTAGLVAKLPETTGGVQLNRFCASGLEAVNMAAQKVRSGWDDLVLAGGVESMSRVPMGSDGGAWAADPETNYRIGFVPQGIGADLIATIEGFSREDVDAYAARSQERAAAAWSGGYFAKSVVPVKDQNGLVVLDHDEHIRPGTTVESLGKLKPAFEGVGAMGGFDDVALQKYHYVEKINHVHTGGNSSGIVDGAALVLIGSEAAGKSQGLTPRARIVATATSGADPVIMLTGPTPATKKVLDRAGLTVDDIDLFELNEAFASVVLKFQKDLGIPDEKLNVNGGAIAMGHPLGATGAMITGTMVDELERRGARRALITLCVGGGMGVATIIERV, encoded by the coding sequence ATGTCCGAAGAAGCCTTCATCTATGAAGCCATTCGCACCCCACGTGGCAAGCAGCGCGGCGGCGCCCTGAACGAGATCAAGCCGGTCAACCTGGTCGTCGGCCTGATCGACGAGATCCGCACCCGCTTCCCCGACCTGGACGAGAACCTGATCAGCGACATCATCCTGGGCGTCGTCTCGCCCGTCGGCGACCAGGGCGGCGATATCGCCCGTACCGCGGGCCTGGTCGCGAAGCTGCCGGAGACCACCGGCGGTGTGCAGCTCAACCGCTTCTGCGCGTCCGGCCTGGAGGCCGTCAACATGGCCGCCCAGAAGGTGCGGTCCGGCTGGGACGACCTGGTGCTGGCCGGCGGCGTCGAGTCGATGAGCCGCGTCCCGATGGGTTCCGACGGCGGCGCCTGGGCGGCCGACCCGGAGACCAACTACCGCATCGGCTTCGTCCCGCAGGGCATCGGCGCCGACCTGATCGCCACCATCGAGGGCTTCTCCCGCGAGGACGTCGACGCCTACGCCGCTCGCTCGCAGGAGCGCGCCGCCGCGGCATGGTCGGGCGGCTACTTCGCCAAGTCCGTCGTTCCGGTCAAGGATCAGAACGGCCTGGTCGTCCTCGACCATGACGAGCACATCCGCCCCGGCACCACCGTGGAGAGCCTGGGCAAGCTGAAGCCCGCGTTCGAGGGCGTCGGCGCGATGGGCGGCTTCGACGACGTGGCGCTGCAGAAGTACCACTACGTCGAGAAGATCAACCACGTCCACACCGGCGGCAACAGCTCGGGAATCGTCGACGGCGCCGCGCTGGTGCTGATCGGGTCCGAGGCTGCGGGTAAGTCGCAGGGGCTGACCCCGCGGGCGCGCATCGTCGCGACCGCCACGTCCGGCGCCGACCCGGTCATCATGCTCACCGGCCCGACCCCGGCCACCAAGAAGGTGCTCGACCGTGCCGGCCTGACCGTCGACGACATCGACCTGTTCGAGCTCAACGAGGCGTTCGCGTCGGTGGTGCTGAAGTTCCAGAAGGACCTGGGCATCCCGGACGAGAAGCTCAACGTCAACGGTGGCGCCATCGCGATGGGCCACCCGCTGGGCGCCACCGGCGCCATGATCACCGGAACCATGGTCGACGAGCTCGAGCGCCGCGGTGCTCGGCGTGCGCTGATCACGCTGTGCGTGGGCGGCGGCATGGGCGTGGCCACCATCATCGAACGAGTTTGA
- a CDS encoding urease subunit beta — MHLTPKDEDRLLLFLAAELARKHRAAGLRLSYAEARALIADEVVEAARAGATVAEAAAHGATVLTDDDVMAGVPTLLGSVQVEAFFADGQKLVTVHDAVGPGTNPATEPPAEPAVVPGEILPADGELELNAGRATTTVTVDNTGDRPIQVGSHFHFFEVNRALRFDRAAAFGMRLDIPSGTAVRFEPGEQQEVSLTSYGGERTVVGQNDVTNAATASAPGDELMARMRGLGFLDTSGRA; from the coding sequence ATGCATCTGACACCCAAGGACGAGGACCGGCTGCTGCTGTTCCTGGCCGCCGAGCTGGCCCGCAAGCACCGCGCCGCCGGGCTGCGACTCAGCTACGCCGAGGCCAGGGCGCTGATCGCCGACGAGGTCGTCGAAGCGGCCAGGGCGGGCGCCACCGTCGCCGAGGCCGCCGCGCACGGCGCCACGGTGCTGACCGACGACGACGTGATGGCCGGGGTGCCGACACTGCTGGGGTCGGTGCAGGTGGAGGCGTTCTTCGCCGACGGACAGAAGCTGGTCACGGTGCACGACGCGGTCGGGCCCGGCACGAACCCGGCCACCGAACCACCCGCCGAGCCCGCCGTCGTGCCCGGCGAGATCCTGCCCGCCGACGGCGAACTGGAGCTCAACGCGGGCCGGGCCACGACGACGGTCACCGTCGACAACACCGGGGACCGGCCCATCCAGGTCGGGTCGCACTTCCATTTCTTCGAGGTGAACCGTGCGCTGCGGTTCGACCGGGCCGCGGCCTTCGGCATGCGTCTGGACATCCCGTCCGGCACCGCAGTGCGTTTCGAACCCGGTGAACAACAGGAGGTTTCGTTGACCAGCTACGGCGGCGAGCGCACCGTCGTCGGGCAGAACGACGTGACGAACGCGGCGACGGCCTCGGCGCCGGGAGATGAGCTGATGGCCCGCATGCGCGGCCTCGGTTTCCTCGACACATCCGGGCGGGCCTGA
- the ureC gene encoding urease subunit alpha: MAHRISRRHYAELYGPTTGDRVRLADTELLAKVEHDATVYGDESVFGGGKTMREGMGVHGDITNGAGALDFVITNVLIVDAVLGIRKADIGIRNGHIAGIGKSGNPRTMAGVDPELVIGAGTDIRSGEGMIATAGAIDVHVHFDSAGLVEEAISSGITTMIGGGLGPVTVGITSSGPTNLARMLRAAEGFPMNFGFIANGSASSTAPLIEQGLAGAIGYKIHEDWGATPAAIRASLDAGDELGLQVQIHTDTLNESGFFEDTMAAIGGRPIHTYHAEGAGGGHAPDIMRVVGEPYCLPSSTNPTNPYTLNTFDEHLDMVMVCHHLNPRIPEDVAFAESRIRRETIAAEDVLHDLGAISAMGSDSQGMGRIGETIARTWQLASHMRATRGPLPGDEGTGADNARILRYVAKLTINPARLFGIDHEVGSLEPGKLADIVLWEPKFFGIRPEVVFKGGFPAWSVMGEANASLMTCEPLRYRPQWAAFGRTPADVSVNFVAGAAIDAGLGRTLGLDTRLVACRGARTLTKADLLHNDYLPDITIEPDTYRVTVDGQPCVSTPMTQVPLGRRYTLK; the protein is encoded by the coding sequence ATGGCGCACCGGATCTCGCGACGGCACTACGCCGAGCTGTACGGACCCACCACCGGCGACCGGGTCCGGCTCGCCGACACCGAGCTGCTGGCCAAGGTCGAGCACGACGCCACGGTCTACGGTGACGAATCGGTGTTCGGCGGCGGCAAGACCATGCGCGAAGGCATGGGGGTGCACGGCGACATCACCAACGGCGCGGGCGCTCTGGACTTCGTGATCACCAACGTGCTGATCGTCGACGCCGTACTGGGAATCCGCAAGGCCGACATCGGGATTCGCAACGGGCACATCGCGGGCATCGGCAAGTCGGGCAACCCACGCACCATGGCCGGCGTCGATCCGGAGCTGGTGATCGGCGCGGGCACCGACATCCGGTCCGGCGAGGGCATGATCGCGACCGCCGGCGCGATCGACGTGCACGTGCACTTCGACAGCGCCGGGCTTGTCGAGGAGGCCATCTCCAGCGGGATCACCACGATGATCGGCGGCGGACTCGGACCCGTCACCGTCGGCATCACCTCATCCGGCCCCACCAATCTGGCCCGGATGCTGCGCGCCGCCGAGGGTTTCCCGATGAACTTCGGGTTCATCGCCAACGGCAGCGCGTCGAGCACCGCACCACTGATCGAGCAGGGACTGGCCGGAGCGATCGGCTACAAGATCCACGAGGACTGGGGCGCCACCCCGGCGGCGATCCGGGCGTCGCTCGACGCCGGCGACGAACTCGGCCTGCAGGTGCAGATCCACACCGACACCCTCAACGAATCCGGCTTCTTCGAGGACACGATGGCCGCGATCGGCGGGCGGCCCATCCACACCTACCACGCGGAGGGCGCGGGCGGCGGGCACGCCCCCGACATCATGCGCGTCGTCGGCGAGCCCTATTGCCTTCCGTCCTCGACCAATCCGACCAACCCGTACACGCTGAACACCTTCGACGAACATCTCGACATGGTGATGGTGTGCCACCACCTCAACCCACGCATCCCCGAGGACGTCGCGTTCGCCGAGTCGAGGATCCGGCGCGAGACCATCGCGGCCGAGGATGTGCTGCACGACCTCGGCGCGATCTCGGCGATGGGCTCGGACTCTCAAGGCATGGGCCGCATCGGTGAGACCATCGCGCGGACATGGCAACTCGCCTCGCACATGCGCGCCACCCGCGGTCCCCTGCCCGGCGACGAGGGTACCGGCGCCGACAACGCCCGCATCCTGCGCTATGTCGCGAAGCTGACCATCAACCCGGCGCGGCTGTTCGGCATCGACCACGAGGTCGGGTCGCTGGAACCGGGCAAGCTGGCCGACATCGTGCTGTGGGAGCCGAAGTTCTTCGGTATCCGGCCCGAGGTCGTGTTCAAGGGCGGGTTCCCGGCCTGGTCGGTGATGGGCGAGGCCAACGCGTCGCTGATGACGTGCGAGCCATTGCGGTACCGGCCGCAGTGGGCGGCGTTCGGCCGCACCCCGGCCGACGTGTCGGTCAACTTCGTCGCCGGCGCCGCGATCGACGCCGGCCTGGGCCGGACGCTGGGGCTGGACACCCGGCTGGTGGCCTGCCGGGGCGCCAGGACCCTGACGAAAGCCGATCTGCTGCACAACGACTACCTGCCCGACATCACCATCGAGCCGGACACCTACCGGGTCACCGTCGACGGTCAGCCGTGCGTGAGCACGCCGATGACGCAGGTC
- a CDS encoding MarR family winged helix-turn-helix transcriptional regulator: MARSQETRWLTPDEKEAWTGLVSLMMLLPGRLESPLRQVDLTLFEYLVLSHISEAPERRIRMSELAFLANGSLSRLSNVVKRFEQRGWVVRSPDPTDGRYTLAMLTDRGYALVVEAAPIHMRSVREFVLDPLTTTDKQALARIAAKLRVRPQDVT, translated from the coding sequence ATGGCGCGTTCGCAGGAAACCCGATGGCTCACGCCTGACGAGAAAGAGGCGTGGACAGGGCTGGTCTCGCTGATGATGCTGCTACCGGGCAGACTGGAATCGCCGCTGCGCCAGGTCGATCTGACGCTGTTCGAGTATCTGGTGCTCAGTCACATCTCCGAGGCGCCGGAGCGTCGAATCCGGATGAGCGAGTTGGCCTTTCTGGCCAACGGTTCACTGTCGCGGCTCTCCAATGTCGTCAAGCGGTTCGAGCAGCGGGGCTGGGTCGTCCGCTCCCCCGACCCGACCGACGGCCGCTACACGCTGGCCATGCTCACCGACCGCGGTTACGCGCTGGTCGTCGAGGCCGCACCGATCCACATGCGGTCGGTGCGCGAGTTCGTCCTCGACCCGCTGACCACCACCGATAAGCAGGCCCTGGCCCGCATCGCGGCCAAGCTGCGGGTGCGCCCCCAGGACGTCACCTGA
- the urtA gene encoding urea ABC transporter substrate-binding protein, protein MKRLRPILALLAATAVLASACGSRAGDESAPAAQESCVDTSGDTVKVGSINSLSGGLAVSESVIRDAITLAVEQVNASGGVLGKQLQLIGEDGASEPTIFAEKAQKLVHSDCVAAVFGGYTSASRKAMLPVFEDANALLYYGQQYEGLESSPNIFYTGATTNQQIIPALDYLKEQGVTSLYLVGSDYVFPRTSNAIVKAYAQANGIEIRGEDYTPLGSTDFSTIVNKIRTADADAVFNVVVGDSLNAFFREYRSAGLTAEKMPVMSMCVGEEEVRSIGAPTLIDQLSSWNYYQTLDTPANNTFVADFKARFGADRVTSDPMESAYAAVMLWKAMVEKADSFAVPDIQAAADGVTVDVPEGTITVDGENHHVTKTARIGKVAEDGLIYQVWASPAPIEPDPYLKGYPWAAGITG, encoded by the coding sequence ATGAAACGATTGCGTCCCATCCTTGCGCTGCTGGCGGCGACGGCGGTACTCGCCTCGGCGTGCGGCAGCCGCGCCGGCGACGAGAGTGCTCCCGCCGCCCAGGAAAGCTGCGTCGACACCTCGGGCGACACCGTCAAGGTCGGCTCCATCAACTCGCTCTCGGGCGGGCTGGCGGTCAGCGAATCGGTGATCCGCGATGCGATCACGCTGGCCGTCGAGCAGGTCAACGCCTCCGGCGGGGTCCTCGGCAAGCAGTTGCAGCTGATCGGCGAGGACGGCGCCTCGGAACCGACGATCTTCGCCGAGAAGGCGCAGAAGCTGGTCCATTCCGACTGTGTCGCCGCGGTTTTCGGTGGCTACACCTCGGCCAGCCGCAAGGCCATGCTGCCCGTGTTCGAGGACGCCAACGCGCTGCTGTACTACGGCCAGCAGTACGAGGGGCTGGAGAGCTCGCCGAACATCTTCTACACCGGCGCCACCACCAACCAGCAGATCATCCCGGCGCTCGACTACCTCAAGGAGCAAGGCGTCACGTCGCTGTATCTGGTCGGCAGCGACTACGTCTTCCCGCGCACCTCCAACGCGATCGTGAAGGCCTACGCACAGGCCAACGGCATCGAGATCCGCGGCGAGGACTACACCCCGCTGGGCAGCACCGACTTCTCCACGATCGTCAACAAGATCCGCACCGCCGACGCCGACGCGGTGTTCAACGTCGTGGTCGGCGATTCGCTCAACGCGTTCTTCCGGGAGTACCGCAGTGCCGGCCTGACCGCGGAGAAGATGCCGGTGATGTCGATGTGCGTCGGCGAGGAGGAGGTGCGCAGCATCGGGGCGCCGACGCTGATCGACCAGCTGTCGTCGTGGAACTACTACCAGACGCTCGACACGCCGGCGAACAACACGTTCGTCGCGGACTTCAAGGCCCGCTTCGGCGCCGACCGGGTGACCTCGGATCCGATGGAATCGGCCTACGCCGCGGTGATGTTGTGGAAAGCCATGGTGGAGAAAGCCGATTCGTTCGCGGTGCCCGACATCCAGGCCGCGGCCGACGGCGTCACCGTCGACGTTCCGGAAGGCACCATCACCGTCGACGGTGAGAACCACCACGTCACCAAGACCGCACGGATCGGCAAAGTCGCCGAGGACGGCCTGATTTATCAGGTATGGGCCTCCCCCGCGCCGATCGAGCCCGACCCGTACCTCAAGGGCTACCCCTGGGCCGCCGGGATCACGGGCTGA